In Lujinxingia litoralis, a single window of DNA contains:
- a CDS encoding adenylate/guanylate cyclase domain-containing protein: MAKVIYRDTRGIQRTQVLNNITRIGRHPEQDIQILDRVVSKEHALIERNIEGHFVVRDGGSRNGTYLNGQLLDAPQLLHNGDAISVGATDLIFQEDPTDRRSQNKVTIHTDELESHVRNRIAQNISARFLPESQISDTTALRQDYEKLRIAHELGQSIGVETDLDILLEKILEKAFEIFPADHGVILLRLEGTDRLVPMVVRGRTEQVHVGDVRISRTILNEVIEEKQAVLSSDAMMDSRFSGAHSIILGNIRSTMSVPLLLDEQILGVIHLDSKVASGAFTEKDLEILSGFARQAAMLIEHHRLLKQMESEILAREKLHRLLSPQLVEEVVSGRLELKKGGELRRATVMFADIRNFTSYSERHEPQQVVELLNEYFELMVDVIFKYEGTLDKFIGDEIMAVWGAPISHPDDTERAVRCALEMQQILHTFNANRQDAQGHTLSIGIGLNTGEVVAGYMGSTKSMNYTVMGDAVNTASRICASAGPGEVVVGQSTFAEVTNLVTSEKLPPTRLKGKREHVDLYRLRGLRTRPVHPTLRNLT; this comes from the coding sequence ATGGCGAAGGTCATCTATCGCGACACGCGTGGCATTCAGCGCACGCAGGTCCTCAACAACATCACGCGCATTGGTCGCCACCCCGAGCAGGATATTCAAATCCTCGACCGGGTGGTTTCCAAAGAGCACGCCCTGATCGAACGCAACATCGAGGGCCATTTTGTGGTGCGCGATGGCGGCAGCCGCAACGGCACCTACCTCAACGGCCAGCTTCTCGATGCGCCGCAGCTCCTGCACAACGGCGACGCCATCAGCGTGGGCGCCACCGATCTGATCTTTCAGGAAGATCCCACCGACCGTCGCTCCCAGAACAAAGTCACGATTCACACCGACGAGCTGGAGAGCCACGTACGCAACCGCATCGCCCAGAATATCAGCGCGCGCTTCTTGCCCGAGAGCCAGATCAGCGACACCACCGCCCTGCGCCAGGATTACGAGAAGCTGCGCATCGCCCACGAGCTCGGCCAGTCCATCGGCGTGGAGACCGATCTCGACATCCTGCTCGAGAAGATCCTGGAGAAGGCCTTTGAGATCTTCCCGGCCGATCACGGCGTGATCTTGCTGCGCCTGGAGGGCACCGATCGCCTGGTCCCCATGGTCGTGCGCGGACGTACCGAGCAGGTCCACGTGGGCGATGTCCGGATCTCGCGCACCATCCTCAACGAGGTCATCGAAGAGAAGCAGGCCGTGCTCTCCTCGGACGCGATGATGGACAGCCGCTTCTCCGGGGCGCACTCCATCATCCTGGGTAACATCCGCTCCACGATGAGCGTGCCCCTGCTGCTGGATGAGCAGATCCTGGGCGTGATCCATCTGGACTCCAAGGTGGCCAGCGGCGCCTTTACCGAGAAGGATCTGGAGATCTTAAGTGGCTTTGCCCGTCAGGCTGCCATGCTCATTGAGCATCACCGCCTGCTCAAGCAGATGGAGAGCGAGATCCTCGCCCGCGAGAAGCTCCATCGCCTGCTCTCTCCCCAGCTCGTCGAGGAGGTGGTCAGCGGCCGCCTGGAACTCAAAAAAGGTGGCGAGCTGCGCCGGGCCACGGTGATGTTCGCCGACATCCGCAACTTTACCTCGTACAGCGAGCGTCACGAGCCCCAGCAGGTCGTCGAGCTGCTCAACGAGTACTTTGAGCTGATGGTCGATGTGATCTTCAAATACGAGGGCACGCTCGATAAGTTCATCGGCGATGAGATCATGGCCGTCTGGGGCGCACCCATCTCACACCCCGATGACACCGAGCGGGCGGTGCGCTGCGCGCTGGAGATGCAGCAGATCCTGCACACCTTCAACGCCAACCGCCAGGACGCCCAGGGGCATACCCTCTCGATCGGCATCGGCCTCAACACCGGCGAGGTCGTCGCCGGCTACATGGGCTCGACCAAGAGCATGAACTACACGGTAATGGGCGACGCGGTGAACACCGCCAGCCGCATCTGCGCATCGGCCGGGCCCGGCGAGGTGGTCGTGGGGCAATCGACCTTTGCCGAAGTCACCAACCTGGTAACCAGCGAGAAACTGCCCCCAACGCGCCTCAAGGGTAAGCGTGAACACGTCGATCTCTACCGGCTGCGCGGCCTTCGCACTCGCCCGGTCCACCCCACGCTGCGTAACCTGACCTGA
- the glgC gene encoding glucose-1-phosphate adenylyltransferase: MNDVLVMILAGGEGKRLRPLTLDRAKPAVPFGGRYRIIDFVLSNFVNSGFYKIKVLTQYKSDSLLNHISRGWHLAQFIDHYIDPVPAQQRRGPQWFQGSADAIFQNLNLIYDEEPRDVCVFGGDNIYKMDVGQMLATHRERDADLSVAAIPVPLEQGSAFGILEIDDEQRIVGFAEKPTHPKPIPNRPGWCLASMGNYIFKTPGLVEEIIRDAHDNESAHDFGKNIITNMVRSGHQACFVYDFSTNDIPGQSERERSYWRDVGTIDSYWEASMDLISAEPQFDLYNRRWPIRTHYQHYPPAKFVHDDPATNRVGQAINSSVAEGCIVSGGTIRNSVLFQRVRVNSYSSIEDSVLFEQVEVGRRARIRKAIIEKDVVIPPDTVIGYDEELDRARFPVSDKGVVVVPKGYEFEQ; this comes from the coding sequence ATGAATGACGTTCTCGTCATGATTCTGGCAGGCGGCGAAGGTAAGCGCCTGCGACCTCTGACCCTCGACCGCGCCAAACCCGCGGTACCCTTCGGAGGGCGCTACCGCATCATTGATTTTGTGCTGTCGAACTTTGTGAACAGCGGCTTTTACAAGATCAAAGTGCTTACCCAGTACAAGAGCGACTCCCTGTTAAACCACATCAGCCGCGGCTGGCATCTGGCGCAGTTCATCGATCACTACATCGATCCGGTGCCGGCCCAGCAGCGCCGTGGTCCGCAATGGTTCCAGGGCAGCGCCGATGCCATCTTCCAGAATCTCAACCTCATCTACGACGAGGAGCCCCGCGATGTCTGCGTCTTCGGGGGCGATAATATCTACAAGATGGATGTGGGCCAGATGCTTGCCACACACCGGGAACGCGACGCCGACCTGAGCGTGGCCGCCATCCCGGTGCCTCTGGAGCAGGGCTCGGCCTTTGGCATCCTGGAAATCGACGACGAGCAACGCATCGTCGGCTTTGCCGAAAAACCTACCCATCCCAAACCCATTCCCAACCGTCCCGGGTGGTGCCTGGCGAGCATGGGCAATTACATCTTCAAGACCCCCGGTCTGGTCGAGGAGATCATCCGCGACGCGCACGATAATGAGAGCGCGCACGATTTTGGCAAAAACATCATCACCAACATGGTGCGCTCCGGCCACCAGGCCTGCTTCGTATACGACTTTTCCACCAACGACATCCCGGGGCAGTCCGAGCGCGAACGCAGCTACTGGCGCGACGTGGGCACCATCGACAGCTACTGGGAGGCATCGATGGATCTGATCAGCGCCGAGCCCCAGTTCGATCTCTACAACCGACGCTGGCCCATCCGCACCCACTACCAGCACTACCCGCCGGCGAAGTTCGTGCACGACGACCCGGCCACCAACCGCGTCGGTCAGGCCATCAACTCCAGTGTGGCCGAGGGATGCATCGTCTCGGGGGGCACCATCCGCAACTCGGTGCTCTTTCAGCGCGTGCGCGTCAACTCCTACTCGTCCATCGAAGACTCCGTGCTTTTTGAGCAGGTCGAAGTCGGGCGACGCGCGCGCATTCGCAAGGCGATCATCGAAAAAGATGTGGTCATCCCGCCCGACACCGTCATCGGCTACGACGAGGAGTTGGATCGCGCCCGCTTCCCGGTCAGCGATAAGGGCGTGGTGGTGGTTCCCAAAGGCTACGAGTTCGAGCAATGA
- a CDS encoding patatin-like phospholipase family protein produces the protein MSRYGRHFVRVRELKDFEQRFIRLIVDEPNVLHARHQALFRYASALGQMNLFRAPEGNDVSLSEDVDSLRRWMVESLVPLLPENGQARVDSLREIAPVLAMRVEQTRSQLLTRHLNSFGAEHLDAELRQKRLVLVLGGGGGAGLVHLGTFAMLKELGLTPELIVGSSMGSLLGLVRAIDRSYDPISVALAMPRNLDYNTLFRPFTGYSRFGFPGAFHLNIMRLAREMFQQLLGSGMPRFDELPIKLEIVATGVRKGFHFDDREYEQSSDEGMTPLALRRKLKLFFGAVRQLSKNPRLLTQVVFGAEPGTEHFPVIEAAGFSCSVPGLLHFDVFHDDPETIAPLESVFSRHQLLRLCDGGVVNNVPSKVAWESVQRGSVGSRNAQILSYDAFAPLSTGRNLIWIPIQQIARPAVVANMPYASYHKTFRTPPSPLQIIVNSYSKLKRIIQSARDELESDVPYIRESMKELPPYGTWEID, from the coding sequence TTGAGTCGATACGGCCGACATTTTGTGCGGGTGCGAGAGCTCAAGGATTTTGAGCAGCGTTTTATTCGACTGATCGTCGATGAACCCAACGTGTTGCATGCGCGCCATCAGGCGCTCTTTCGCTATGCGTCGGCGCTCGGGCAGATGAATCTCTTTCGGGCTCCCGAGGGGAACGACGTCTCGTTGAGTGAGGACGTCGACAGCCTGCGGCGGTGGATGGTCGAGTCGCTGGTGCCGCTCTTGCCCGAAAACGGGCAGGCCAGGGTGGACTCCCTGCGTGAAATCGCTCCGGTGCTGGCCATGCGGGTCGAGCAGACCCGCTCCCAACTTCTGACTCGCCACCTCAACAGTTTCGGGGCCGAACATCTCGACGCTGAATTGCGGCAGAAGCGCCTGGTTCTGGTGCTTGGTGGCGGAGGCGGCGCGGGGCTTGTGCACCTGGGGACCTTCGCCATGCTCAAGGAGCTGGGGCTGACCCCGGAGCTGATTGTGGGCAGCTCCATGGGGAGCTTGCTGGGATTGGTGCGCGCCATTGATCGCAGCTACGATCCGATTTCGGTCGCGCTGGCGATGCCCAGAAACCTCGACTACAACACGCTCTTTCGGCCCTTTACCGGGTATTCACGCTTTGGGTTTCCGGGGGCGTTCCACCTGAATATCATGCGCCTGGCGCGGGAGATGTTTCAGCAGCTTCTGGGCAGCGGGATGCCGCGTTTTGACGAGCTCCCGATCAAGCTGGAGATCGTGGCCACCGGGGTGCGCAAAGGCTTTCATTTTGACGACCGGGAGTACGAGCAGTCGAGCGACGAGGGGATGACCCCGCTGGCGCTCCGGCGCAAACTTAAGCTCTTCTTCGGAGCGGTGCGTCAGCTCTCCAAGAATCCACGTCTTCTCACGCAGGTGGTCTTCGGCGCGGAGCCCGGCACGGAACACTTCCCGGTGATCGAGGCAGCCGGGTTTAGCTGCTCGGTACCGGGGCTTTTGCATTTCGATGTGTTTCATGACGATCCGGAGACCATCGCACCGCTGGAGAGCGTGTTTTCCCGTCATCAACTCCTGCGCCTCTGCGATGGCGGCGTGGTCAACAACGTGCCCTCGAAAGTGGCCTGGGAGTCAGTGCAACGAGGTTCGGTGGGATCGCGTAACGCGCAGATTCTGTCGTATGACGCGTTTGCGCCGCTCTCCACCGGACGCAACCTTATCTGGATCCCGATTCAGCAGATTGCACGGCCGGCGGTGGTGGCGAATATGCCCTACGCCTCCTACCACAAGACGTTCCGCACGCCGCCCAGTCCTTTGCAGATCATCGTCAACAGCTACTCCAAGCTCAAACGCATCATTCAGTCGGCGCGCGATGAGCTGGAATCCGATGTGCCCTACATCCGCGAGTCGATGAAGGAACTCCCCCCGTACGGGACCTGGGAGATCGACTAG
- a CDS encoding Fur family transcriptional regulator, with protein MAEQSLEERETRVAEAMEAFSERLQEAGLKSTKQRDVIVERFFWLDKHISADELLEDVREHQPRIGYATVYRTLKLLVEQGFALPKDFGDGQTRYDPIHNQDPQHDHLICVDCRKIIEFNDEGLNERIQAIAEKMQYQVRRKKIELYAECQIPACPSHPDHQGA; from the coding sequence GTGGCGGAACAGTCGTTAGAGGAGCGAGAGACACGCGTGGCCGAGGCCATGGAGGCCTTCTCCGAGCGCCTGCAGGAGGCCGGGCTGAAGTCGACCAAACAGCGCGACGTGATCGTCGAGCGCTTCTTCTGGCTCGACAAGCACATCAGCGCCGATGAGCTGCTGGAGGACGTGCGCGAGCATCAGCCGCGCATTGGCTACGCCACGGTCTACCGCACGCTGAAGCTGCTGGTGGAGCAGGGGTTTGCGCTGCCCAAGGATTTTGGCGACGGGCAAACGCGCTACGATCCGATTCACAACCAGGATCCCCAGCATGATCACCTGATCTGTGTGGACTGCCGCAAGATCATCGAGTTTAACGACGAGGGGCTCAACGAGCGCATCCAGGCCATTGCCGAGAAGATGCAGTATCAGGTGCGCCGAAAGAAGATCGAACTCTACGCCGAGTGTCAGATCCCGGCGTGCCCGAGTCACCCCGATCACCAGGGCGCGTAA
- a CDS encoding Mrp/NBP35 family ATP-binding protein yields the protein MKDDFSIKGEVIAALEGVEDPGQGGKNIVDTHLVEQVEVKGGVADITLVMPKGRDRQERFAIEDAVYDRVESIDGVLEVKVKTMTPQALERERNGEPAPAVQPGPSAGAARPAGPKAAPASPAAAAPSAPIEGVGKVIAVSSGKGGVGKSTVAVNLALALQKIGHRVGLLDVDIYGPSLPTLLGISGRPAVSNRRILPMEADGLRVMSLGFLMDEDTPVIWRGPIVTGIIRQFLRDVDWSGLDYLIVDMPPGTGDAQLALAQTVPVDGAVIVTTPSDLSLIDAARGLQMFKTLNVEVMGIVTNMSKFIVPSTKEEFFIFGNPAEVVKEAGRLETPVLGEIPLDLSVREGGDAGRPVVVSQPESPVTAAFVELAKAVAAQKPPHAEGATGEQDAQPKKGLFSFLKS from the coding sequence ATGAAGGACGACTTTTCGATCAAGGGCGAGGTGATCGCGGCGCTGGAGGGCGTCGAGGATCCGGGCCAGGGCGGCAAAAACATTGTCGATACTCACCTGGTGGAGCAGGTCGAGGTAAAGGGCGGTGTGGCGGATATTACGCTGGTGATGCCGAAGGGGCGCGATCGCCAGGAGCGCTTTGCCATTGAAGATGCGGTGTACGACCGGGTCGAGAGCATCGACGGGGTGCTCGAGGTGAAGGTCAAGACGATGACGCCTCAGGCGCTGGAGCGTGAGCGCAATGGCGAGCCGGCGCCGGCCGTGCAACCCGGCCCGAGTGCCGGGGCGGCCCGGCCGGCGGGGCCGAAAGCGGCCCCGGCGTCGCCGGCGGCCGCAGCTCCCTCGGCTCCGATTGAGGGCGTGGGCAAGGTGATCGCGGTGTCCTCCGGTAAGGGAGGCGTGGGTAAATCCACGGTGGCGGTGAACCTGGCGCTGGCGCTTCAGAAGATCGGCCACCGCGTGGGCCTGCTGGACGTCGATATCTACGGACCCTCGTTGCCGACGCTGCTGGGGATCTCCGGGCGTCCGGCGGTCAGCAATCGCCGCATCCTCCCGATGGAGGCCGACGGGCTGCGGGTGATGAGCCTGGGGTTCTTGATGGATGAAGACACCCCGGTGATCTGGCGCGGGCCGATCGTCACCGGGATCATCCGCCAGTTCCTGCGTGACGTGGACTGGAGCGGGCTGGATTACCTGATCGTCGACATGCCTCCGGGCACCGGTGATGCTCAGCTGGCGCTGGCGCAGACGGTTCCGGTCGACGGGGCGGTGATCGTGACCACGCCTTCGGATCTCTCGCTGATCGATGCGGCCCGCGGGTTGCAGATGTTCAAGACGCTCAATGTCGAGGTGATGGGCATTGTGACCAACATGTCCAAGTTCATCGTGCCCTCGACCAAAGAGGAGTTCTTCATCTTTGGGAACCCCGCCGAGGTGGTCAAAGAAGCCGGGCGTCTGGAGACGCCGGTGCTCGGTGAGATTCCGCTCGACCTCAGCGTGCGCGAGGGCGGCGACGCCGGGCGACCGGTGGTTGTCAGCCAGCCGGAAAGCCCGGTGACGGCGGCGTTTGTGGAGCTGGCCAAAGCGGTCGCCGCACAGAAGCCGCCGCACGCCGAAGGCGCCACCGGAGAGCAGGATGCTCAACCGAAGAAGGGCCTCTTCTCCTTCTTGAAGAGTTGA
- a CDS encoding serine/threonine-protein kinase, protein MAQPRYQVIERIDAGGMAEVFKANSTSLQGFEKLVAIKRILPNLTQNERFVRMFLDEAKVSLHLNHTNCVQVFDLGIADGTYFIVMEFVDGTNLKKLIEFIARQGQGISVAQAVHMAIEICKGLTHAHEKVDQSGRPLGIVHRDISPPNVLISRAGEVKITDFGLAKAKSQAEITDPGVVKGKFGYLSPEAAHGEEVDARTDIFAVGILLWEMLAGRRLFLGESDYGTLQLVRKAQIPSIRKLRPDVPAELEAVLARALERDPARRIQSAEELGRQLATFLFAHGQVVTSYDLSDLVSAVIEKRPKRARTVQDMAVDMAIQQQLNQLKSLEEIQDLDLYLTQHYDSLPDQGEASQPGSGTGEFEDPRMWADLGFGNETSVGEVAAPPEQPSSGESGSWQEAGLADLGRSTSALQAIKGPGTAASRKPHSQGRPPTLPGSARAPQASPADAVVQPGQPGPMPSSQPAPPAPMEPQPPAHRPGAAPASGGVGKTALIVALLVVLLGAGAAYFLGLIPPG, encoded by the coding sequence ATGGCGCAACCCAGATATCAAGTCATCGAGCGCATCGACGCCGGCGGTATGGCCGAGGTCTTCAAGGCCAACTCCACCAGCTTGCAGGGCTTTGAAAAGCTCGTCGCGATCAAGCGCATCCTGCCCAACCTCACCCAGAACGAGCGCTTTGTGCGCATGTTCCTGGACGAGGCCAAGGTCAGCCTGCACCTCAACCACACCAACTGTGTGCAGGTCTTCGACCTGGGGATTGCCGACGGCACCTACTTCATCGTCATGGAGTTCGTCGACGGCACCAACCTCAAAAAGCTCATCGAATTTATCGCCCGCCAGGGGCAGGGCATCAGCGTGGCTCAGGCCGTGCACATGGCCATTGAGATCTGCAAAGGCCTCACGCACGCCCACGAGAAGGTCGACCAGAGCGGCCGCCCCCTGGGGATCGTGCACCGCGACATCAGTCCGCCCAACGTGCTGATCTCGCGCGCCGGCGAGGTCAAAATCACCGACTTCGGTCTGGCCAAAGCCAAGAGTCAGGCCGAAATCACCGACCCCGGCGTCGTCAAAGGCAAATTCGGCTACCTCTCCCCCGAAGCCGCGCATGGCGAGGAAGTCGACGCGCGCACCGACATCTTCGCCGTCGGCATCCTGCTCTGGGAGATGCTCGCCGGGCGCCGACTCTTTTTGGGAGAATCGGACTACGGCACGCTCCAGCTGGTACGCAAGGCTCAGATCCCCTCGATCCGCAAGCTGCGCCCCGACGTTCCGGCAGAACTCGAAGCCGTACTGGCCCGGGCGCTGGAGCGCGATCCGGCCAGGCGCATTCAGAGCGCCGAGGAGCTCGGTCGTCAGCTGGCCACCTTCCTCTTTGCTCATGGCCAGGTGGTAACGAGCTACGACCTCTCCGACCTGGTCAGCGCCGTGATTGAAAAGCGCCCCAAACGCGCGCGCACCGTGCAGGACATGGCCGTGGATATGGCCATCCAGCAGCAGCTCAACCAGCTCAAGAGCCTCGAAGAGATTCAGGACCTCGACCTCTACCTCACCCAGCACTACGACTCCCTGCCCGACCAGGGCGAAGCCTCCCAGCCGGGTAGTGGCACCGGCGAGTTTGAAGATCCGCGCATGTGGGCCGATCTGGGATTTGGCAACGAAACCAGCGTTGGCGAGGTCGCCGCGCCTCCGGAGCAGCCCTCCTCCGGGGAGTCAGGCTCCTGGCAGGAAGCCGGGCTGGCCGATCTGGGCCGCTCCACCTCGGCCCTCCAGGCCATCAAAGGCCCGGGCACTGCTGCGTCCCGCAAGCCCCATTCCCAGGGACGCCCGCCAACCCTGCCCGGGTCAGCGCGCGCGCCGCAGGCCTCGCCGGCTGATGCGGTGGTCCAGCCCGGTCAACCCGGGCCGATGCCTTCGTCGCAACCGGCCCCGCCGGCACCTATGGAACCTCAGCCTCCGGCACATCGTCCGGGCGCCGCCCCGGCTTCCGGAGGCGTTGGTAAAACCGCACTCATCGTGGCCCTGCTCGTCGTCCTCCTGGGAGCCGGCGCCGCTTACTTTTTGGGCTTGATTCCGCCCGGCTAG
- a CDS encoding TIGR00730 family Rossman fold protein, translating into MSLASLCVYCGSSPGNDPRFVDGARALGNAMARRQCALVYGGSRFGMMGAIADSVLEAGGRAIGILPHGLSTKEAGHPGLDELHMVDSMHQRKALMIEKSQGFVAMPGGMGTFEELCEVVTWSQLGIHQRPIGIYNLLGYFDPFLTFLDHAVESGFLKRSHRELLLVEDDPERLLDRMEGFTWPLTQIWMARDEI; encoded by the coding sequence ATGAGCCTCGCCTCCCTCTGTGTGTATTGCGGATCCAGCCCCGGAAATGACCCTCGCTTCGTCGACGGGGCCCGCGCGCTGGGCAACGCCATGGCCCGGCGCCAGTGTGCGCTGGTCTACGGAGGTTCGCGCTTCGGAATGATGGGGGCAATCGCCGACTCGGTCCTGGAGGCCGGTGGCCGCGCCATCGGTATCCTCCCCCACGGTCTCTCCACCAAAGAAGCCGGCCATCCGGGGCTCGATGAGCTGCACATGGTCGATAGCATGCACCAGCGCAAAGCGCTGATGATCGAAAAGAGCCAGGGCTTTGTCGCCATGCCCGGGGGCATGGGCACCTTTGAGGAACTCTGCGAGGTGGTGACCTGGTCTCAACTCGGCATTCACCAGCGCCCCATCGGCATCTACAACCTGCTCGGCTACTTCGATCCCTTTTTGACCTTCCTCGATCACGCCGTGGAGAGCGGCTTTCTCAAGCGCTCCCACCGCGAACTCCTGCTGGTCGAAGATGATCCCGAGCGCCTCCTAGACCGGATGGAGGGCTTTACCTGGCCGCTCACCCAAATCTGGATGGCCCGCGACGAGATCTGA
- a CDS encoding glycoside hydrolase family 57 protein encodes MSSSPLDVLFLWHLHQPYYGAGEAGDFELPWVRLHAVKSYFDMAWLMERHPQMRATFNFSGSLLRQLQEWVEGGRRDRWWRWSLTPPEDLDDETRQALVHHFFSLDHTHGVASLPRYAELLARRTEHGEEACAQTWGEEEFGDLQMLFNLAWCGFAATRDYEAIRRWRAQGRGFSLNDRQELLELHLTIMARVLPLYRRLWEREQIEVSITPMYHPIMPLLIDTDSARRATPERPTPERLQAPDDARWHIDRALELGEHIFGRRATGLWPAEGSVSPEALALFEEANLSWVATDEAILANSLEFERDRDLWRSWRLTELGPAIFFRDHGLSDRIGFDYARRPAAEAADDLVSSLEGIARAASCPHPVVAIILDGENPWEHYPDDGRPFLEALYTRLVAHPVLRPTTPSTHLQEGGQPGTLETLHSGSWILGNYQIWIGHPETNLAWTLLAQARDFLRRRPAPVDEAEQRAASAAHQSLMMAQGSDWFWWYGDDFSSEQDALFDDLFRALLRRVWEVFGERPPDALRRPIHTGKHGDAEAVHRLPQHFISPRIDGRRGGFFDWEGAGRYLPKSGYGSMFETTRYLDQLLYGCDAQHLYLRLDPGPDLTPAHRLELGLSNTAHLHRIHLHAGASPGNAASAEPPAILVNHAYAQCWELATDRAALQAAGESEIELQVKVLEGERLLRTLPVDGPLRLHLPAEDPGNTDWLV; translated from the coding sequence ATGAGCTCCTCACCACTCGATGTGCTCTTTCTCTGGCACCTCCATCAGCCCTACTACGGCGCGGGCGAAGCGGGCGACTTTGAGCTGCCCTGGGTGCGACTCCATGCGGTCAAATCCTACTTCGACATGGCCTGGCTCATGGAGCGGCACCCGCAGATGCGGGCCACCTTTAACTTCTCCGGCAGCCTGCTGCGCCAGCTCCAGGAGTGGGTCGAAGGAGGGCGTCGCGATCGCTGGTGGCGCTGGTCGCTGACGCCCCCCGAAGACCTCGATGATGAGACTCGCCAGGCGCTGGTGCATCACTTCTTCAGCCTCGATCACACCCATGGCGTGGCGTCGCTGCCGCGCTACGCCGAGCTGCTCGCCAGGCGCACTGAACACGGGGAGGAGGCCTGCGCCCAAACCTGGGGCGAGGAGGAGTTTGGCGATCTTCAGATGCTCTTTAACCTGGCCTGGTGTGGCTTTGCGGCAACCCGGGACTATGAGGCCATCCGACGCTGGCGTGCCCAGGGACGGGGCTTCTCCCTCAACGATCGCCAGGAACTCCTGGAGTTGCACCTCACGATCATGGCGCGCGTCCTCCCACTCTACCGTCGCCTCTGGGAGCGCGAGCAGATCGAGGTGAGCATCACCCCGATGTACCATCCGATCATGCCCCTGCTGATCGACACCGACTCCGCCCGACGCGCCACGCCTGAGCGCCCCACCCCCGAGCGCCTTCAGGCACCAGACGACGCCCGCTGGCATATCGATCGCGCTCTGGAACTCGGCGAACATATCTTTGGCCGACGTGCCACCGGCCTCTGGCCCGCCGAGGGCTCGGTGTCTCCGGAAGCCCTGGCGCTTTTTGAGGAGGCCAACCTGAGCTGGGTCGCCACCGATGAAGCCATCCTGGCGAACTCCCTGGAGTTTGAGCGCGACCGCGACCTCTGGCGCTCCTGGCGCTTGACCGAACTCGGTCCGGCGATCTTCTTTCGAGACCACGGTCTCAGCGATCGCATTGGCTTTGACTACGCTCGCCGCCCGGCGGCCGAGGCCGCCGACGACCTGGTCTCCTCGCTTGAAGGCATCGCCCGCGCGGCGAGCTGCCCTCACCCGGTGGTCGCGATCATCCTCGATGGTGAGAACCCCTGGGAGCACTATCCCGACGACGGCCGCCCCTTTCTGGAGGCCCTCTACACGCGCCTGGTCGCTCATCCCGTGCTTCGCCCGACCACGCCCAGCACGCACCTCCAGGAGGGAGGTCAGCCCGGAACGCTCGAAACACTGCACTCGGGCTCCTGGATCCTGGGGAACTATCAGATCTGGATCGGCCACCCGGAAACCAACCTGGCCTGGACCCTCCTCGCACAGGCCCGCGACTTTCTTCGCCGCCGCCCGGCCCCCGTCGACGAAGCGGAGCAACGCGCGGCCAGCGCGGCACACCAGTCGCTGATGATGGCCCAGGGCTCCGACTGGTTCTGGTGGTACGGCGACGACTTCAGCTCCGAGCAGGACGCGCTCTTCGATGACCTCTTCCGGGCCCTGCTTCGGCGCGTCTGGGAGGTCTTCGGAGAACGCCCACCCGACGCGCTACGCCGCCCCATCCACACCGGGAAACACGGCGACGCGGAGGCTGTTCACCGCCTCCCACAGCACTTCATCTCGCCACGCATCGACGGGCGCCGCGGAGGCTTCTTTGACTGGGAGGGCGCCGGCCGCTACCTGCCCAAGAGCGGCTACGGCTCGATGTTTGAAACCACCCGCTACCTCGACCAGCTCCTGTATGGCTGCGACGCCCAACACCTCTACCTGCGTCTGGACCCGGGCCCCGACCTCACTCCGGCGCATCGCCTGGAGTTGGGGCTGAGCAACACCGCGCACCTCCACCGGATCCACCTGCACGCCGGCGCCTCCCCGGGCAACGCTGCCAGCGCCGAGCCCCCGGCTATCCTTGTAAACCACGCCTACGCGCAGTGCTGGGAGTTGGCCACGGATCGCGCAGCTCTCCAGGCCGCCGGCGAGTCGGAGATTGAACTTCAGGTAAAGGTTTTGGAGGGGGAGCGCCTGCTGCGCACGCTGCCGGTGGACGGGCCGCTGAGGCTGCATCTGCCCGCCGAAGATCCGGGCAACACCGACTGGCTCGTCTAG